CCGGCGTGGCGGATTCTGGCGACCTCGAGGGCCGACTTGACCGCCCGCAGGTTGCGGTTGATGCCGGAGATGTCAACGAACTCCCGTTCCGGCAGCACTTTTTTCAGGTAGTCGAGCTGGGCGGCCGGCAGCACGTCGAACGTAACGCCGACTTTCTGTCCCGGCCTGCCGAGCAGTCCGCTCAGTTCCCGGCTGGAGGGGAAGGGGCGCAGCTCGGTGATGCAGCTCTCCTGCCGGGCGCGGGTCAGGCTCTTGCGGATCAGCAGCAGCGGTTCGCCGCTTTGCGGCACCCAGAGCATGCCGTTCTGGCGGGTGGCGGCGAAATAGTAGAGATCGATCGGATAGATGACCAGCGCCCCGTCCAGCTCCTTGCGTTCGAGCTGGCGCTGGAGGTTGGCGATACGGTTTCGGCATTCGGATTGGATGGGCATGGGGAATCCTTTGGATTCGGGCGCCGGGCGTCAGGCACCGGGCGCTGGGTTAAACATTCTCATGGTCCTGAAGTTGTCCGGCCTTGAGCCCAGTGCCTGGCACCCAAAGCCCGGCGAAGCCATCTGGCTTCGCTACATATTTCTCCGATACTGTCCGCCGACTTCGTACAGCGCTGCACTGATCTGGCCGAGCGAGGCGACTTTAACCGTTTCCATCAGCTCGGCGAAGATGTTGCCGCCGCTGGTCGCGACCTGCTGCAGGCGCTTCAGGGCTTCCGGGGCCTGGTCGGCGTGGCGGCGCTGGAAATCGCGCAGGTTGCTCAGCTGCAGCTGTTTCTCCTCTTCGGTGGAGCGGGCCAGTTCGCCGGGGATCTGGTAGCCCTCCTCGTCGGCGCGCGGGTTGAGGTAGGTGTTGACGCCGATCACCGGCAGCTCGCCGGTGTGCTTGAGGTGCTCGTAGAGCATCGACTCGTCCTGGATCTTGCTGCGCTGGTACTGGGTCTCCATCGCCCCGAGCACGCCGCCGCGCTGGCTGATGCGGTCGAATTCGCACAGCACCGCCTCCTCGACCAGGTCGGTCAACTCCTCGATGATGAAGGCGCCCTGCAGCGGGTTCTCGTTCTTGGCCAGGCCCAGTTCCTTGTTGATGATCATCTGGATCGCCATCGCCCGTCGCACCGATTCCTCGGTCGGGGTGGTCACTGCCTCGTCGTAGGCGTTGGTGTGCAGCGAGTTGCAGTTGTCGTAGATCGCCATCAGCGCCTGCAGGGTGGTGCGGATATCGTTGAAGTCCATCTCCTGGGCGTGCAGCGAACGTCCCGAGGTCTGGATGTGGTACTTGAGCATCTGGCTGCGCTTGTTGGCGCCGTACTTGTCGCGCATCACCACCGACCAGATCCGCCTCGCCACCCGGCCGATGACCGTGTACTCGGGGTCGAGGCCGTTGCTGAAGAAGAAGGAGAGGTTGGGGGCGAAGTCGTCGATGTGCATGCCGCGGGCGAGATAGTATTCGACGTAGGTGAAGCCGTTGGAGAGGGTGAAGGCGAGTTGGCTGATCGGGTTGGCGCCGGCCTCGGCGATATGGTAGCCGCTGATCGAGACCGAGTAATAGTTGCGCACTTTCTGATCGATGAAGTACTGCTGCACGTCGCCCATCATCCGCAGCGCGAACTCGGTGGAGAAGATGCAGGTGTTCTGCCCCTGGTCCTCCTTGAGGATGTCCGCCTGGACGGTGCCGCGCACCGTCTGCAGGGTGCCGGAGCGGATCTTTTCATACTCGTCGGCGTTCGGTTCGCGGTTGTTCTCGTTCCTGAATTTCTCCACCTGCTGGCTGATGGCGGTGTTGAGGAACATTGCCAGCAGCATCGGCGCCGGGCCGTTGATGGTCAGCGAGACGGAGGTCATCGGATCGCAGAGGTCGAAACCGGCGAACAGCTTGTCCATGTCGTCGAGGGTGCAGATCGAGACCCCGCTCATCCCCACCTTGCCGTAGATGTCGGGTCGTTCGTCCGGATCTTCGCCATAAAGGGTGACGCTGTCGAAGGCGGTCGACAGCCGCTTGGCGTCGTCATCCTTGGTCAGAAAATGAAAGCGGCGGTTGGTCCGCTCCGGGGTGCCTTCGCCGGCGAACTGGCGTTTCGGATCTTCGGCGGTGCGCTTGAAGGGGAACAGCCCGGCGGTGTAGGGGAAGAAACCGGGGGCGTTCTCCTTCATGCACCAGCGCAGGATTTCACCGTAGTCGGCGAAATTCGGCAGACAGACACGGGGAATGCGGGTGCCGGAGAGGGAGGTGGTGAACAGCTCGGTGCGGATCTCCTTGTCGCGCACTTTTGTTACCATCACTTCTTCGGCGTAGGCTTTTTTCAGCTCCGGCCACTGCTGCAGCCGCTGCCGGTTCTCCTCGCTCAGCTGGCTTTCGGTCGTTTCGATCAACCGGTCGATATCCTCCACCCGGCAGTCGCATTGTTCGGCCAGCAGTTGCCTGGTTCCCTTGAGCTGGTAGAGCCGGCTCCCGGCCCGGGCCTGTTCTTCGACCTGCCGGCGGTAGTTCCTGGCGGCATGAGTGATTTCGGTCAGGTAGCCGACCTGTTCGGGAGGGATGATCTGCTGGGCGAGACTCTGCCCCTCGCCGACTTCCAGCTGTGACTGCCAGTCGAGCCCGCAGCGTTCGTTGAGACGGTCGATCAGCGCCCGGTAGAGCCGGTTGGTGCCGACATCGTTGAACTGGCTGGCGATGGTGCCGTAGACCGGCAGTTCGTCGTCGGCGACATCGAACAGCTTGCGGTTGCGTCGGACCTGCTTGCGAACATTTCGCAACGCGTCCTCGGAACCGCGCTTTTCCATCTTGTTCAGTGCCACCATGTCGGCGAAATCGAGCATGTCGATCTTTTCCAGCTGGGTCGGGGCGCCGAACTCGCTGGTCATGACGTAGAGCGAGAGATCGCAGACATCGACGATACCGGCATCTCCCTGGCCGATGCCGCTGGTTTCGACGATGATCAGATCGAACGCGGCCGCCTTGAGAACGTCCAGAGCCTCGCGGATGGCGGCGGAGAGTTCGCTGCGGGAATCGCGGGTGGCGAGGGAGCGCATGAAGACCCGCTCGGTGTTGATGGCGTTCATGCGGATGCGGTCGCCGAGCAGAGCGCCACCGGTCCGCTTGCGGGTCGGATCGACCGACAGGATCGCCATGTTCTTATCCTCGAAATCGCGCAGGAAGCGGCGCACCAGTTCATCGGTGAGCGAGCTTTTGCCCGCCCCGCCGGTGCCGGTGATACCGAGAACCGGCACCGGTTTGGCCAGCTCCCGCACCTGCTGCTGCGCCGCCGCCAGTTTTTCATCGCCGCCGCTGACCAGCTCCTCGGCGGCGGTGATCAGACGGGCGATGGCCTGGTGATCCCGGCCTGGGAGCAGTTCGAGATCCCTGGTGAGCTGCCGGGGGGTGGCGAAGTCGCACTGTTCGAGCTTGAAGTTGATCATGCCCTGCAGGCCCATGCGGCGGCCGTCTTCGGGTGAGAAGATCTTGCAGATGCCGTAGTCTTCCAGTTCCCGGATCTCCTCCGGCAGGATAACGCCGCCGCCGCCGCCGAAGATTTTGACATGTCCGGCGCCCTTCTCGGCGAGCAGGTCGTGGATGTACTTGAAGAATTCGAGGTGGCCGCCCTGGTAGGAGCTGACCGCGATGCCCTGGACATCCTCGTGGATGGCCGCGGTGACGATCTCCAACGCCGAGCGGTTATGCCCGAGATGAACGACCTCGGCTCCGGAATCCTGCAACATGCGACGCATGATGTTGATCGAGACATCGTGGCCGTCATAGAGACTGGTGGCGGTGACAAAACGGATCGGGTGCTGCGCCTGATAAACAGCGTTTTCCATGGTCGGGGCTCCTTCGGTTGCCTGTTGCCTGGCCGGACCGGCCGCATCCGGTTTTTCACATTGCGGGCGGAAAAAGGCCTTTTTAAAAAACTGAATCGCTGAACAGCAATTCAGGAACACCGTTTTAGCATCATTCGTGCCACTGTTCTCCGTGAGGTCTGTTTCGGCACCCGGTGACGCTCCGGGGCGGCTGTTTGCCGCATTTCCGCTTCCGTGAGGTTCCGCCCGGATGTTTCGAGGGTGTCCGGGACTGTCTACGTATGTTAACAGTTGGACCATCCTTCAGGCAAAACCGCGGAAAAAGATTAATAATTTCACAGGTCATTGAAACCCGTTGTCATTTCCCCCTGTTGACAATTCCGTTCTGTTTGGTCAAACAATAGTTTTGCTTTATTTCTAAAACACTGTATTATTCACCTTTGATAAAGTTCCGCCAGGGGTTCAGGATGTCGAGTCTCCCGGCGGGACAGGACAGCGGATCGGGGGCATGTGATGGGATTTGCTCAACAAGCCAGGGATGCGGGTTTCGATCTCGGAGATCGTGATCTGTCGACCGAAAGCTGGCTGGTGGTTCTTGACCAGCGGCAGTGTATCGCCACCTCCAACGAGGAATGTTTCGCCCTGATCGGCAAGCGGCCGGAAGAGATTATCGGCCGGCGGCTCGGTCAGGTGGTCAGGCTCGGTTTTCTCCATTCCTTTATCGTCCAGGGTGTCAGCTTCACCGGCCAGCCGATCTGGATCGACGGCGTCAAGCATTTCTGCGACTACGCCCCGCTCGGCCGCGATCCGCACGCTTCGGGGGGATTGTTCACCCTGATGCGCTCCGAGCAGCTCGACATCCCCTGCCTGGAAGTGCCCGACCTGCTCTGTTCCATGGATGCCGGATCCGACCTGGCCCGGGAGAGCCTGATCCTGGTCAACACCGAGGGTATCATCACCATGATCAATCAGCCGTTTGCCGATGTGCTGGGGATCTGTGCCGGTGAGATGCTCGGCAAGAATGTCCGCAGCGCTTATCCCAATTCAAATCCGTCGCGGCTGCCGGTGGTGATGGATACCGGCCAGGCGGAAGAGGCCGAACCGCATCTGCTCAATGGCCGTCATGCCGTGGTCAGCCGTTATCCGCTCTTCAGGGAGGGCAAGATGGTCGGCGCCTGGGGCAAGGTGCTGTTCAGTGATGTGCGTGAAGTTTCACGTCTGGCGGAAAAGTTTCAGGCCTATATCAAGCTTCCGGAAAAGCCGAAGAAGGGTCGTCGCGGTCGCGGGCAGGAGTTCAAGTACGATTGCAACAGCATTATCGGCCACAGCAAGGCGATGAAGGACCTCAAGGAGAAGCTGCTGCGCATCGCCCAGCGTCCTTCCAATGTCCTGCTGATGGGGGAGAGCGGGACCGGCAAGGAACTCTGTGCGCATGCCATCCACGCCGCCAGCAAGCGTCGCTACGCTCCCTTCGTGCGGGTCAACTGTGCCGCCATCCCGGATCACCTGCTGGAATCGGAACTGTTCGGCTATGTCGAGGGGGCTTTTACCGGGGCGCGCAAGGGCGGTCAGGTCGGCAAGTTCGAGCAGGCTGACGGCGGTACCATCTTTCTCGACGAGATCAGTGACATGCCGCTGGTGATGCAGGCCAAGCTGCTGCGGGTGCTGCAGGAGAGGGAAGTGACCCCGCTCGGCAGCACCGCCACCCGGAGTATCGATATGCGGGTTGTCGCGGCGACCAATGTCAACCTCGAAGAGAAGGTGCGGGACGGCAGTTTCCGTACCGATCTCTACTACCGGCTCAATGTCATCGCTCTGGAAATCCCCCCGCTCAGGGAGCGGCGTGACGATATCTATTTCATCACCAAGCATCTGATCGACGGCTTCAACGCCGAGTTCGAGATGACGGTTCAGGGGCTCGATGAAGAAGCCTGGCAGTTGCTGCGCAATTATGATTTCCCGGGGAATATCCGTGAGTTGCGCAATGCCATCGAGAGCGCGTTCAATATGGTGACCGGGTCCATGATTCGCGCGGCCGATCTGCCGCTGCATATCCGGCGAGCTGCCGGCAGCCTTGTTCTGCCATGCCTGGACGGGGACCGGCAGGAGGGTCTGCTGGCGAGCATCGGGCAGAAAACCCTGCAGGAAATCATGGATGAGATGGAACGTCAGTTGATCCAGGCATCCCTCGAACGGGTCGGCGGCAACAAGCTGAATGCGGCCAATGTCCTCGGCATCTCCCGTCCGGGACTTTACAAGAAACTGCACAAATACAATCTGCAGTAGTTTTTCGTCGGCTCCGGCGTGTTCCGGAAGTCTGTGACGGCTTGTAAAGAAGCCATAACACTGTTAACAAAAACGACATCACTATTTCCCGTGGCGGGTCCACGGAGGCATCCTTGTCTTGGGAATAAATTATTTAAATACAAATAGTTGGGCAGTTTATTAAAATTATAATTCGGAACAAACATTGTTTGGTATCCGGTTTGCAGATGGGTCTGATCAAGAATTGCGAGCGGCGTGATTGCCGTGACGCCGGTCGTTATCCTGTTCGAGGAGGAATCTGCATGACTGAAACGCCCCCTCTGCTCAATGTCAGCGACATTTCGCTGTCATTCGGCGGGGTTCACGCCCTGACCGATGTCAGTTTCCAGGTCGCCAAGGGAGAGATCTTCTCCATCATCGGCCCCAACGGCGCCGGCAAGACCTCGATGCTGAATTGTATCTCCGGTCGCTACCAGCCGAACAAGGGTTCGATCCGCTTCAGGGAAAAGGAGCTGATCGGCCTGCGGCCCAACGATCGCTGTACTCTCGGCATCGGGCGTACCTTCCAGAATCTCGCCCTCTTCGCCCACATGACCGTGCTGGACAACATCATGGTCGGACGTCATCACCTGCTGAAAAACAATTTTCTCACCGGTTCCGTCTACTGGTTGTTCGGGGCCCGCAAGGAGGAGCTGCGTCACCGCGCCGAGGTCGAGGACATCATCGATTTCCTTGAAATCGCCCACATTCGCAAATCGATTGCCGGAACCCTTTCCTACGGGCTGCGCAAGCGGGTCGAACTGGCCCGCGCCGTCGCCCTGCGTCCCGATCTGATTCTGCTCGACGAGCCGATGGCCGGGATGAACCTGGAGGAAAAGGAAGATATGGCGCGTTACATCATCGACCTCAATGAAGAGTGGGGAATGACGGTGGTGATGATCGAGCATGACATGGGGGTGGTGATGGATATTTCCCACCGGGTGATGGTGCTCGATTTCGGCAAGAAGATCGCCGCCGGCCTGCCCGACGAGGTCCTCGCCAACCCGCGGGTGAAGAAGGCCTACCTCGGTGAGGATGATGACGAGACGGCGGCGGATGACGCGGCCCGGACCGGGGAGGTGGCCTGATGAAAGCCGAATACGCCGATATCAAGGTCTACGATACCTTTCCCAAGCTGTTGGCCTACAATGCCGCCAACTGGCCGGATGAGATCGCCATGCGGGAAAAGGAGTTCGGTATCTGGAACGCCTACAGCTGGGACGACTACAACTCACTGGTCAGGCGTTTCGCCCTCGGCATGCATAAACTGGGCATCGGCCATGGCGATTCAGTCGGCATCATCGGTGACAACCGGCCGGAATGGGTTGCCGGGGAGATCGCCTCGCACGCGCTGCGGGCGATGATCTTCGGCATCTACCAGGATTCGATGAACGAAGAGTGCGCCTACCTGATCAACTATGCCGGGGCGAAGATCATCATCGCCGAGGATGAAGAACAGGTCGACAAGGTGCTGGAGATCACCGAGCAGTGCCCCTGCGTCAAGCACATCATCTATTGCGACCCGCGCGGTATGCGCAAGTACGACGACCCGCGGCTGCTCAGCCATATCGACCTGATGAAACTCGGCGAGGAACTCGACGCGCAGCAGCCGCGGCTCTACGAACAGCTGGTTGCCGCCGGCCGGCCGGAGGATGTTGCCATCCTCTGCCCGACTTCAGGGACCACCTCCAATCCCAAGCTGGCCATGCTGCAGTGCGGGCCGATGCTCGAACACTGCCTCGACTACCTGCATAACGACCCGAAATTCCCGACCGACAACTATGTTTCGGTGCTGCCGCTGCCGTGGATCATGGAGCAGGTCTACGCCGTCGCCCAGGCGCTGATCAGCCGCCAGATCGTCAATTTCGTCGAGGAACCGGAGACGATGATGGCCGACCTGCGGGAAATCGGCCCCAACTTCGTGCTGCTGGCACCGCGGGTCTGGGAAACGGTCGCCGCCGATGTCAAGGCGAAGATGATGGATGCCACCCGCTTCAAGCAGAAGATGTTCAACTACGGCATGAAGCTCGCCGAAAAGGCGGCCGCCGAAGGGAAGGGGCAGTCGAAACTGGCTTACTGGTTGCTGTTCCGGGCGCTCAAGGACCGTCTCGGTTTCTCCAGCCTGCGATCGGCGGCGACCGGCGGCGCGGCGCTGGGACCGGACACCTTCAAGTTCTTCCTTGCCATGGGGGTACCGTTGCGGCAGCTCTACGGCCAGACTGAAATGGGTGGTGCCTACACCATCCACCGGGCGGACGATGTCGATTTCGACAGTGTCGGCATCCCCTTCGATACCTCCGATGTGCGTATCGACAACCCCGATGCCAACGGCGTCGGCGAAGTGGTCTCGAAAACCCGCGGCATGTTCCTCGGCTACTACAAGAATGACGAGGCTACGGCGGAAACCCTTGAGGACGGCTGGATGCATACCGGTGACGCCGGCTATTTCAAGAAGGAGAACGGTCACCTGGTGGTTATCGACCGGATCTCCGACCTGGCGGAAACCTCGACCGGATCACGCTTCTCGCCGCAGTTCATCGAGAACAAGCTGAAGTTCTCTCCCTTCATCGCCGAGGCGGTGATCCAGGGCGACGGTCGGCCCTACCTGGCGGCGATCATCTGCATCCGTTACGAGATTGTCGCCAAATGGGCCGAGCAGCGCGGTATCGCCTTCACGAACTATATCAATCTCTCCGCCCAGCCGCAGGTCTACGACATGGTGCAGAAAGAGATCGAACAGGTCAACGCGACTCTGCCCGAGGCGCAGCGGATTCGCAAGTTCCTGCTGCTCTACAAGCAGCTCGACGCCGATGATGGCGAACTGACCCGGACCCGCAAGGTGCGTCGCGGTGTGATCAAGGAAAAATACGCCGAGATCATCGACACCATCTATTCGGATCAGGAGATCGTTCACATCGATACCGTCATCACCTTCCAGGACGGCAACAAGTCCCGGGTGCGGACCGATGTCCGGGTGGTCGATCTGTTCCCGAATGCGTCGCGTAAGGGTGCCGGCGGCAAGATGCAGACGGCAGTTTAGAAAAAATGCGGTGCCGGGCTTCAGGCTCAAGGTGCCGGGAAAACCGTTAACCCCAACGCCTTGAGCCCAGTGCCCGGCGCCCGGTTCCGGAGGAACCCCATGAATTTTGAACTTCTCACCCAGCTTGTTGTCAACGGCCTGATTGTCGGCACCCTTTACGGGGTGGTGGCGATGTGTTTCGTGCTGATCTACAAGTCGACCCAGGTGGTCAACTTCGCTCAGGGCGAGTTCCTGCTGATCGGCGCCTGGACCTGCTGGGCGCTGCTGGTCAAGTTTCATCTTCCCTTCTGGCTCGGTTTTCCGATCACCCTCGCCTTTATGGTGATCTTCGGCATCGTGCTGCAGATGGTGGTTTTAAGACCGTTGATCGGTGAGCCGATCATTTCGGTCATCATGGTCACCATCGGCCTGTCGATGTTCTTCCAGTCGCTGATGGGCTGGATTTTCGGCGTCTACGCCAAGCCCTTCCCGCGGGTTTTCGAGACCGAGTCGATCAACCTGCTCGGGTTGCAGATTCAGACCGCCTACATCATGAGCCTGGTCATTTCGGTGGTGATCATGATCGGCTTCTACTATTTCTTCAAGTATTCCCGGCTCGGCCTGGCGATGCGCGCCACCGCCTTCGATCAGCAGGTGGCCCAGAGCCTCGGCATCTCGGTGAAGAAGGTGTTCGCCGCCGCCTGGGCGATTTCGGCACTGGTTTCGGCCATGGCGGGAGTGGTGGTCGGCATGGTCAACGGCGTCTCTTCGGCGCTCTCCTTCTTCGGCATCAAAGTTTTTCCAGTGGTTATTCTCGGCGGGCTCGATTCGATCGTCGGTTCGATCGTCGGCGGTCTGATTATCGGTGTGCTGGAAAACCTGGCGGAATTCGTCGACAGCCAGTGGCTGCATCTCGGCAACATGTACACCATCGCCCCCTTCTACGCCCTGGTGGTGATCCTGATGATCAAGCCCTACGGCCTGTTCGGCACCAAGGATATCGAGAGGATCTGATTCATGTCTTCATCTGCCCACGCACGTATGAATTGTGGAGAGTTCCGCTCCACCTATATTCAGGATACGACTATCTTTCCGACGCCGCTGGCGCGTCGCACGGCGATCGCGGCGGTCATTTTTCTGCTGCTGGCACCGACTTTTCTGAATTCCTATTTCCTCAATCTCGGCATCCAGGTCGGTTATTACGGCATCGCCGCTCTGGGGCTCAATATTGTCGTCGGTTTCACCGGTCAGATTTCTCTCGGTCACGCCGCCTTCTTCGGTTTCGGCGCCTTCGCCTCGGCCTGGCTGAACAACGTCACCGGGTTGCCGGTCTTCTTCTGTATCCCGCTGGCCGGAGTGATGACCATGGCGGTCGGCCTGATCGTCGGCATCCCGGCCGGTCGCATCAAGGGACTCTACCTGGCGATCGCGACCCTGGCCTCGCAGTACATCCTCGAGGATTTCTTCTCCCGCGCCGACTGGTTTACCGGCGGCGCCTACGGGGCGATGGCGAACCCGTTTTCGA
This region of Geothermobacter hydrogeniphilus genomic DNA includes:
- the icmF gene encoding fused isobutyryl-CoA mutase/GTPase IcmF, translating into MENAVYQAQHPIRFVTATSLYDGHDVSINIMRRMLQDSGAEVVHLGHNRSALEIVTAAIHEDVQGIAVSSYQGGHLEFFKYIHDLLAEKGAGHVKIFGGGGGVILPEEIRELEDYGICKIFSPEDGRRMGLQGMINFKLEQCDFATPRQLTRDLELLPGRDHQAIARLITAAEELVSGGDEKLAAAQQQVRELAKPVPVLGITGTGGAGKSSLTDELVRRFLRDFEDKNMAILSVDPTRKRTGGALLGDRIRMNAINTERVFMRSLATRDSRSELSAAIREALDVLKAAAFDLIIVETSGIGQGDAGIVDVCDLSLYVMTSEFGAPTQLEKIDMLDFADMVALNKMEKRGSEDALRNVRKQVRRNRKLFDVADDELPVYGTIASQFNDVGTNRLYRALIDRLNERCGLDWQSQLEVGEGQSLAQQIIPPEQVGYLTEITHAARNYRRQVEEQARAGSRLYQLKGTRQLLAEQCDCRVEDIDRLIETTESQLSEENRQRLQQWPELKKAYAEEVMVTKVRDKEIRTELFTTSLSGTRIPRVCLPNFADYGEILRWCMKENAPGFFPYTAGLFPFKRTAEDPKRQFAGEGTPERTNRRFHFLTKDDDAKRLSTAFDSVTLYGEDPDERPDIYGKVGMSGVSICTLDDMDKLFAGFDLCDPMTSVSLTINGPAPMLLAMFLNTAISQQVEKFRNENNREPNADEYEKIRSGTLQTVRGTVQADILKEDQGQNTCIFSTEFALRMMGDVQQYFIDQKVRNYYSVSISGYHIAEAGANPISQLAFTLSNGFTYVEYYLARGMHIDDFAPNLSFFFSNGLDPEYTVIGRVARRIWSVVMRDKYGANKRSQMLKYHIQTSGRSLHAQEMDFNDIRTTLQALMAIYDNCNSLHTNAYDEAVTTPTEESVRRAMAIQMIINKELGLAKNENPLQGAFIIEELTDLVEEAVLCEFDRISQRGGVLGAMETQYQRSKIQDESMLYEHLKHTGELPVIGVNTYLNPRADEEGYQIPGELARSTEEEKQLQLSNLRDFQRRHADQAPEALKRLQQVATSGGNIFAELMETVKVASLGQISAALYEVGGQYRRNM
- a CDS encoding sigma-54 interaction domain-containing protein, with the translated sequence MGFAQQARDAGFDLGDRDLSTESWLVVLDQRQCIATSNEECFALIGKRPEEIIGRRLGQVVRLGFLHSFIVQGVSFTGQPIWIDGVKHFCDYAPLGRDPHASGGLFTLMRSEQLDIPCLEVPDLLCSMDAGSDLARESLILVNTEGIITMINQPFADVLGICAGEMLGKNVRSAYPNSNPSRLPVVMDTGQAEEAEPHLLNGRHAVVSRYPLFREGKMVGAWGKVLFSDVREVSRLAEKFQAYIKLPEKPKKGRRGRGQEFKYDCNSIIGHSKAMKDLKEKLLRIAQRPSNVLLMGESGTGKELCAHAIHAASKRRYAPFVRVNCAAIPDHLLESELFGYVEGAFTGARKGGQVGKFEQADGGTIFLDEISDMPLVMQAKLLRVLQEREVTPLGSTATRSIDMRVVAATNVNLEEKVRDGSFRTDLYYRLNVIALEIPPLRERRDDIYFITKHLIDGFNAEFEMTVQGLDEEAWQLLRNYDFPGNIRELRNAIESAFNMVTGSMIRAADLPLHIRRAAGSLVLPCLDGDRQEGLLASIGQKTLQEIMDEMERQLIQASLERVGGNKLNAANVLGISRPGLYKKLHKYNLQ
- a CDS encoding ABC transporter ATP-binding protein — translated: MTETPPLLNVSDISLSFGGVHALTDVSFQVAKGEIFSIIGPNGAGKTSMLNCISGRYQPNKGSIRFREKELIGLRPNDRCTLGIGRTFQNLALFAHMTVLDNIMVGRHHLLKNNFLTGSVYWLFGARKEELRHRAEVEDIIDFLEIAHIRKSIAGTLSYGLRKRVELARAVALRPDLILLDEPMAGMNLEEKEDMARYIIDLNEEWGMTVVMIEHDMGVVMDISHRVMVLDFGKKIAAGLPDEVLANPRVKKAYLGEDDDETAADDAARTGEVA
- a CDS encoding long-chain fatty acid--CoA ligase, which gives rise to MKAEYADIKVYDTFPKLLAYNAANWPDEIAMREKEFGIWNAYSWDDYNSLVRRFALGMHKLGIGHGDSVGIIGDNRPEWVAGEIASHALRAMIFGIYQDSMNEECAYLINYAGAKIIIAEDEEQVDKVLEITEQCPCVKHIIYCDPRGMRKYDDPRLLSHIDLMKLGEELDAQQPRLYEQLVAAGRPEDVAILCPTSGTTSNPKLAMLQCGPMLEHCLDYLHNDPKFPTDNYVSVLPLPWIMEQVYAVAQALISRQIVNFVEEPETMMADLREIGPNFVLLAPRVWETVAADVKAKMMDATRFKQKMFNYGMKLAEKAAAEGKGQSKLAYWLLFRALKDRLGFSSLRSAATGGAALGPDTFKFFLAMGVPLRQLYGQTEMGGAYTIHRADDVDFDSVGIPFDTSDVRIDNPDANGVGEVVSKTRGMFLGYYKNDEATAETLEDGWMHTGDAGYFKKENGHLVVIDRISDLAETSTGSRFSPQFIENKLKFSPFIAEAVIQGDGRPYLAAIICIRYEIVAKWAEQRGIAFTNYINLSAQPQVYDMVQKEIEQVNATLPEAQRIRKFLLLYKQLDADDGELTRTRKVRRGVIKEKYAEIIDTIYSDQEIVHIDTVITFQDGNKSRVRTDVRVVDLFPNASRKGAGGKMQTAV
- a CDS encoding branched-chain amino acid ABC transporter permease — its product is MNFELLTQLVVNGLIVGTLYGVVAMCFVLIYKSTQVVNFAQGEFLLIGAWTCWALLVKFHLPFWLGFPITLAFMVIFGIVLQMVVLRPLIGEPIISVIMVTIGLSMFFQSLMGWIFGVYAKPFPRVFETESINLLGLQIQTAYIMSLVISVVIMIGFYYFFKYSRLGLAMRATAFDQQVAQSLGISVKKVFAAAWAISALVSAMAGVVVGMVNGVSSALSFFGIKVFPVVILGGLDSIVGSIVGGLIIGVLENLAEFVDSQWLHLGNMYTIAPFYALVVILMIKPYGLFGTKDIERI